A genomic segment from Vidua macroura isolate BioBank_ID:100142 chromosome Z, ASM2450914v1, whole genome shotgun sequence encodes:
- the IL31RA gene encoding interleukin-31 receptor subunit alpha isoform X1: MSLRGRGEAEAPVKSSARSAAEHFLPILTEKEMFSNLIWMFVLFCSSVADENSIRDADIFPSSPEIERGSSLELSCVLRKSYMPQRNASHIIWKLNDEFIAPENYNIVNETVSNITIYNFTYSTAYVECFMKYLDTELPLVHTEVKSGFRPDMPENISCIYFYDVNLTCTWNAGRETSFTTNYTLYRKLMTSPDTVRSCQNTTELCSFLYPDNDYSNDFCFQVEAKNVLGASLTECVPISLQKIEKFAPPEILSVKRIPGIKQLLTVTWKMPEKIIPVKHIICQVQYRNLYSNFTEFVNVSLNSKKNIGSCNLTGLWDSTDYSVAIRCVNNESAFWSGWSGEKSESTEEKAPSGKVDLWRVIESSRSSRNRSVHLMWKPLKSFPPSGKILGYKIRYFPEKKAAHKRTNNSTEQKITLFLNEEAHIISVTAYNSAGESPEAILRIPSPDEKSSQMIEKVVTSTTNEEVVVQWITSEPETTKYVVEWYEELEMDPFGRSWQYMSNSTKWKNNKKNFKPFVCYNILVYPLYGNNVAAPSYIQIYAQEKKPSEGPVADTGILGKNEVTIKWNEISKAKRNGFITNYTIFYKPEDGTELNETVNSDVLQYRLKPLQANTQYTVQIMASNKAGGTIGEPKTFKTLKLDKEDVFFIAIPVEISILCLIGLWITCVLKKHAFKKVCWPDIPNPEESLAVEWPLSSSVNNSFLKRMSSQTKTVDFEDINVLEYCFPEESREGSLLINYENHFSDCTDSNTKDITNRDEKILHNEENKAAKSFPSSMPYIITDQFTRSQMHSALIPVKEVQPIEVVANDLCGSQQNPIKNEGNNDEEVLKLEDFSEKTLFNPYLKNSVKTREFLVSESLPEHSTEERKSQSSVLSPIQPNVPGQSYITVDMFRLVKGQ; the protein is encoded by the exons CATTTTCTGCCCATACTTACTGAGAAGGAAATGTTCAGCAATTTGATTTGGATGTTTGTCctgttctgcagctctgtggcag atgaaAACTCTATCAGAGATGCTGacatttttccttcatctcCTGAAATTGAAAGAGGATCCTCCCTGGAACTATCCTGTGTTCTTAGGAAGAGCTACATGCCACAGAGAAATGCAAGCCACATCATCTGGAAATTGAATGATGAATTCATTGCTCCAGAAAACTATAACATTGTGAATGAGACTGTATCTAATATAACCATCTATAATTTCACTTACAGCACAGCTTATGTGGAATGTTTCATGAAGTACTTGGACACGGAACTACCTTTAGTTCACACAGAAGTTAAATCTGGCT TTCGTCCAGACAtgccagaaaatatttcttgcatttatttctaTGATGTTAACCTTACCTGTACCTGGAATGCAGGAAGAGAAACAAGTTTTACAACAAACTATACTCTTTACCGAAAACT gatGACTTCTCCAGATACAGTCAGATCCTGCCAGAATACAACAGAGTTGTGTTCATTTCTTTATCCTGACAATGACTATAgtaatgatttttgttttcaagtggAAGCTAAAAATGTTTTGGGTGCATCCTTAACAGAGTGTGTCCCTATATCTTTGCAAAAAatag AGAAATTTGCCCCTCCTGAAATACTTTCAGTTAAAAGAATCCCTGGTATAAAGCAGTTACTTACGGTAACCTGGAAAATGCCTGAGAAGATTATCCCTGTAAAACATATAATTTGCCAGGTTCAATACAGAAACTTGTATTCAAACTTTACT GAATTTGTCAATGTCTCACTGAATTCTAAGAAGAATATAGGATCATGTAATCTCACAGGTCTGTGGGACTCCACAGACTATTCTGTTGCCATTCGGTGTGTCAATAATGAGTCAGCATTTTGGAGTGGATGGAGTGGAGAGAAAAGtgaaagcacagaagaaaaag CTCCTTCAGGAAAAGTGGATTTGTGGAGAGTAATTGAGTCTTCACGCTCATCTAGAAATAGATCTGTACATCTTATGTGGAAG ccaTTAAAAAGCTTTCCGCCTTCTGGGAAAATTCTAGGCTACAAAATACggtattttccagaaaaaaaggctGCACATAAAAGGACAAACAACTCTACTGAACAGAAAATtaccttatttttaaatgaagaggCACATATAATATCTGTCACTGCCTATAACTCTGCTGGAGAGTCTCCTGAAGCTATTTTGAGGATTCCATCCCCTGATGAAAAAT CCTCTCAGATGATTGAAAAAGTGGTGACCTCTACAACGAATGAAGAAGTGGTGGTGCAATGGATAACCTCTGAACCAGAAACAACCAAATATGTGGTTGAGTGGTATGAGGAGTTGGAAATGGACCCTTTTGGTAGATCATGGCAATATATGTCAAATTCtacaaagtggaaaaataacaaaa AAAATTTTAAACCATTTGTATGCTATAACATCTTGGTGTATCCTCTTTATGGAAATAATGTAGCAGCTCCATCTTACATACAAATCTATGCTCAAGAAAAAA AGCCATCAGAAGGACCTGTGGCTGATACAGGCATTCTGGGGAAAAACGAAGTTACAATAAAATGGAATGAGATTTCAAAGGCTAAAAGAAATGGATTTATCACTAACTATACAATATTTTATAAACCTGAAGATGGAACAGAATTGA ATGAAACAGTGAACTCTGATGTTCTACAATATAGACTGAAGCCCTTACAGGCTAATACACAATATACTGTTCAGATCATGGCAAGCAACAAAGCTGGTGGAACCATTGGAGAGCCAAAAACCTTCAAGACTTTAAAATTGG ATAAAGAAGATGTCTTTTTTATTGCTATACCTGTTGAAATAAGCATTTTGTGTCTGATAGGCCTTTGGATAACGTGCGTTTTGAAAAAACACGC GTTTAAAAAGGTTTGCTGGCCTGATATACCAAATCCTGAAGAAAGCCTTGCAGTGGAATGGCCACTTTCTTCATCTGTG AATAATTCATTTTTGAAGAGAATGTCATCTCAGACTAAAACTGTAGACTTTGAAGACATAAATGTTTTGGAATAttgttttcctgaagaaagTCGGGAAGGATCACTACtaataaattatgaaaatcaTTTTTCTGATTGTACTGATAGTAATACAAAAGACATAACCAACAGAGATGAAAAGATACTGCATAATGAAGAGAACAAAGCTGCTAAAAGTTTTCCCTCATCTATGCCTTATATAATTACTGATCAATTTACCAGAAGTCAAATGCATTCAGCTTTGATACCAGTGAAGGAAGTCCAGCCCATAGAAGTGGTGGCAAATGATTTGTGTGGATCCCAGCAGAATCcaattaaaaatgaaggaaacaatGATGAGGAAGTTTTAAAGCTGGaagatttcagtgaaaaaacacTGTTCAATCCATACCttaaaaattcagttaaaaCAAGGGAATTTCTTGTTTCTGAGAGCTTGCCAGAACACAGTACAGAAGAACGCAAAAGCCAGTCAAGTGTCTTATCTCCTATTCAACCAAATGTTCCAGGACAATCCTACATAACAGTGGACATGTTCAGGCTGGTCAAAGGTCAGTAG
- the IL31RA gene encoding interleukin-31 receptor subunit alpha isoform X2: protein MSLRGRGEAEAPVKSSARSAAEHFLPILTEKEMFSNLIWMFVLFCSSVADENSIRDADIFPSSPEIERGSSLELSCVLRKSYMPQRNASHIIWKLNDEFIAPENYNIVNETVSNITIYNFTYSTAYVECFMKYLDTELPLVHTEVKSGFRPDMPENISCIYFYDVNLTCTWNAGRETSFTTNYTLYRKLMTSPDTVRSCQNTTELCSFLYPDNDYSNDFCFQVEAKNVLGASLTECVPISLQKIEKFAPPEILSVKRIPGIKQLLTVTWKMPEKIIPVKHIICQVQYRNLYSNFTEFVNVSLNSKKNIGSCNLTGLWDSTDYSVAIRCVNNESAFWSGWSGEKSESTEEKAPSGKVDLWRVIESSRSSRNRSVHLMWKPLKSFPPSGKILGYKIRYFPEKKAAHKRTNNSTEQKITLFLNEEAHIISVTAYNSAGESPEAILRIPSPDEKSSQMIEKVVTSTTNEEVVVQWITSEPETTKYVVEWYEELEMDPFGRSWQYMSNSTKWKNNKKNFKPFVCYNILVYPLYGNNVAAPSYIQIYAQEKKPSEGPVADTGILGKNEVTIKWNEISKAKRNGFITNYTIFYKPEDGTELNETVNSDVLQYRLKPLQANTQYTVQIMASNKAGGTIGEPKTFKTLKLDKEDVFFIAIPVEISILCLIGLWITCVLKKHAFKKVCWPDIPNPEESLAVEWPLSSSNNSFLKRMSSQTKTVDFEDINVLEYCFPEESREGSLLINYENHFSDCTDSNTKDITNRDEKILHNEENKAAKSFPSSMPYIITDQFTRSQMHSALIPVKEVQPIEVVANDLCGSQQNPIKNEGNNDEEVLKLEDFSEKTLFNPYLKNSVKTREFLVSESLPEHSTEERKSQSSVLSPIQPNVPGQSYITVDMFRLVKGQ, encoded by the exons CATTTTCTGCCCATACTTACTGAGAAGGAAATGTTCAGCAATTTGATTTGGATGTTTGTCctgttctgcagctctgtggcag atgaaAACTCTATCAGAGATGCTGacatttttccttcatctcCTGAAATTGAAAGAGGATCCTCCCTGGAACTATCCTGTGTTCTTAGGAAGAGCTACATGCCACAGAGAAATGCAAGCCACATCATCTGGAAATTGAATGATGAATTCATTGCTCCAGAAAACTATAACATTGTGAATGAGACTGTATCTAATATAACCATCTATAATTTCACTTACAGCACAGCTTATGTGGAATGTTTCATGAAGTACTTGGACACGGAACTACCTTTAGTTCACACAGAAGTTAAATCTGGCT TTCGTCCAGACAtgccagaaaatatttcttgcatttatttctaTGATGTTAACCTTACCTGTACCTGGAATGCAGGAAGAGAAACAAGTTTTACAACAAACTATACTCTTTACCGAAAACT gatGACTTCTCCAGATACAGTCAGATCCTGCCAGAATACAACAGAGTTGTGTTCATTTCTTTATCCTGACAATGACTATAgtaatgatttttgttttcaagtggAAGCTAAAAATGTTTTGGGTGCATCCTTAACAGAGTGTGTCCCTATATCTTTGCAAAAAatag AGAAATTTGCCCCTCCTGAAATACTTTCAGTTAAAAGAATCCCTGGTATAAAGCAGTTACTTACGGTAACCTGGAAAATGCCTGAGAAGATTATCCCTGTAAAACATATAATTTGCCAGGTTCAATACAGAAACTTGTATTCAAACTTTACT GAATTTGTCAATGTCTCACTGAATTCTAAGAAGAATATAGGATCATGTAATCTCACAGGTCTGTGGGACTCCACAGACTATTCTGTTGCCATTCGGTGTGTCAATAATGAGTCAGCATTTTGGAGTGGATGGAGTGGAGAGAAAAGtgaaagcacagaagaaaaag CTCCTTCAGGAAAAGTGGATTTGTGGAGAGTAATTGAGTCTTCACGCTCATCTAGAAATAGATCTGTACATCTTATGTGGAAG ccaTTAAAAAGCTTTCCGCCTTCTGGGAAAATTCTAGGCTACAAAATACggtattttccagaaaaaaaggctGCACATAAAAGGACAAACAACTCTACTGAACAGAAAATtaccttatttttaaatgaagaggCACATATAATATCTGTCACTGCCTATAACTCTGCTGGAGAGTCTCCTGAAGCTATTTTGAGGATTCCATCCCCTGATGAAAAAT CCTCTCAGATGATTGAAAAAGTGGTGACCTCTACAACGAATGAAGAAGTGGTGGTGCAATGGATAACCTCTGAACCAGAAACAACCAAATATGTGGTTGAGTGGTATGAGGAGTTGGAAATGGACCCTTTTGGTAGATCATGGCAATATATGTCAAATTCtacaaagtggaaaaataacaaaa AAAATTTTAAACCATTTGTATGCTATAACATCTTGGTGTATCCTCTTTATGGAAATAATGTAGCAGCTCCATCTTACATACAAATCTATGCTCAAGAAAAAA AGCCATCAGAAGGACCTGTGGCTGATACAGGCATTCTGGGGAAAAACGAAGTTACAATAAAATGGAATGAGATTTCAAAGGCTAAAAGAAATGGATTTATCACTAACTATACAATATTTTATAAACCTGAAGATGGAACAGAATTGA ATGAAACAGTGAACTCTGATGTTCTACAATATAGACTGAAGCCCTTACAGGCTAATACACAATATACTGTTCAGATCATGGCAAGCAACAAAGCTGGTGGAACCATTGGAGAGCCAAAAACCTTCAAGACTTTAAAATTGG ATAAAGAAGATGTCTTTTTTATTGCTATACCTGTTGAAATAAGCATTTTGTGTCTGATAGGCCTTTGGATAACGTGCGTTTTGAAAAAACACGC GTTTAAAAAGGTTTGCTGGCCTGATATACCAAATCCTGAAGAAAGCCTTGCAGTGGAATGGCCACTTTCTTCATCT AATAATTCATTTTTGAAGAGAATGTCATCTCAGACTAAAACTGTAGACTTTGAAGACATAAATGTTTTGGAATAttgttttcctgaagaaagTCGGGAAGGATCACTACtaataaattatgaaaatcaTTTTTCTGATTGTACTGATAGTAATACAAAAGACATAACCAACAGAGATGAAAAGATACTGCATAATGAAGAGAACAAAGCTGCTAAAAGTTTTCCCTCATCTATGCCTTATATAATTACTGATCAATTTACCAGAAGTCAAATGCATTCAGCTTTGATACCAGTGAAGGAAGTCCAGCCCATAGAAGTGGTGGCAAATGATTTGTGTGGATCCCAGCAGAATCcaattaaaaatgaaggaaacaatGATGAGGAAGTTTTAAAGCTGGaagatttcagtgaaaaaacacTGTTCAATCCATACCttaaaaattcagttaaaaCAAGGGAATTTCTTGTTTCTGAGAGCTTGCCAGAACACAGTACAGAAGAACGCAAAAGCCAGTCAAGTGTCTTATCTCCTATTCAACCAAATGTTCCAGGACAATCCTACATAACAGTGGACATGTTCAGGCTGGTCAAAGGTCAGTAG